The Diadema setosum chromosome 12, eeDiaSeto1, whole genome shotgun sequence genome has a segment encoding these proteins:
- the LOC140236046 gene encoding soma ferritin-like has protein sequence MSKVRQNYHEECEAAVNKTINRQLTSSYMYLAMAFHFDRDDVALKGFHDYFKGMSDSKREHAMVLLKFQNERGGRIKLNDIAVTSKDEFGSVLEAMELTLDAEKASNTNYLELYNVAEKHHDEQMADFVEDMFLAKQTEVIKSIGEHITNIKRVGPGLGEYQFSANLGASA, from the exons ATGTCGAAAGTCCGACAGAACTATCACGAGGAATGTGAGGCAGCAGTGAATAAGACGATCAACCGCCAACTTACctcatcatacatgtatcttgccatg GCCTTCCACTTCGATCGGGACGATGTGGCGCTGAAGGGATTCCACGACTATTTCAAGGGCATGTCGGACTCCAAACGGGAGCATGCCATGGTGCTGCTGAAGTTCCAGAATGAGAGGGGTGGCCGTATCAAACTAAATGACATAGCG GTAACTAGTAAGGATGAGTTTGGCTCAGTGCTAGAGGCTATGGAGCTCACCCTGGATGCAGAGAAGGCCTCGAATACTAACTACCTGGAGCTGTACAATGTCGCTGAGAAACACCACGATGAACAG ATGGCTGATTTTGTGGAGGATATGTTCCTTGCGAAGCAGACGGAAGTGATCAAGAGCATCGGCGAGCACATCACAAACATCAAGAGAGTGGGGCCGGGTCTAGGGGAGTACCAATTCAGCGCAAACCTGGGAGCCAGCGCTTAA
- the LOC140236045 gene encoding soma ferritin-like: MASMVRQNYHEESEAGVNKQINLELYASYTYLSMAYHFDRDDVDLKGFHKYFKKASDEEREHAEKLMKFQNQRGGRIMLKDIKAPECTEWGSGLEAITAALELEKRVNQSLLELHGVASKHGDAQMADFIETHYLTEQVEAIKELAGYITNLKRVGPGLGEYMFDKEHFES; this comes from the exons ATGGCTTCAATGGTGCGTCAGAACTACCACGAGGAGTCCGAGGCTGGAGTGAACAAGCAGATCAACCTCGAGTTGTATGCTTCGTACACCTACTTGTCCATG GCCTACCACTTTGACCGGGACGATGTGGACCTGAAGGGCTTCCACAAGTACTTCAAGAAGGCATCGGATGAGGAGCGCGAGCACGCCGAAAAGCTCATGAAGTTCCAGAACCAGCGCGGCGGCCGCATCATGCTGAAGGACATCAAAGCGCCGGAATGCACCGAGTGGGGCAGTGGCCTCGAGGCCATCACCGCAGCACTGGAGCTGGAGAAGCGCGTCAACCAGTCCCTGCTGGAGCTGCATGGGGTGGCTTCCAAGCACGGAGACGCTCAG ATGGCAGACTTCATCGAGACCCACTACCTGACGGAGCAGGTGGAAGCCATCAAGGAGCTGGCTGGCTACATCACCAACCTCAAGCGTGTCGGCCCCGGCCTCGGGGAGTACATGTTCGACAAGGAGCACTTCGAATCCTAG